From candidate division WOR-3 bacterium:
AATTAGAGGGTAGGTTAAAAAATAAAATGTTGCATTTAGGCAAATTTTGTTGTAAAAAGGCAAATTAAAATTTAACTTTTCTTAAAAATAATCCTTGAGGAGGGGCGGTGAGAAATGGCCGGTGGGGTTTGCCTTCTAAGGCGTTTATAATATCTTCCTTTGTAATCTTTCCCCGGGCATAATCAACTAATGCCCCAACAATCCTCCGCACCATCTTATAAAGAAACCTGTCCCCTTCAATTTTTATTATTAACTCCTTTCCTCTTTTCTTTATCTCTATCTCTTTCAATTCGCAAATCCCTTTTCCTTCTCTTTTAACAAAAGGGGCAAAATCCCTTTTTCCCAAAAATAGATTTAGAGCCTCTCTCATTTTTTCTTCGTCAATTTTGTATTCTAACTCCCAGACTCTCTCCCTTTTTAATGGGGAACGACCAAAGAAGATATGATATTCGTAGACTTTACTCTTCGCTGCCCGGCGCGCAGAAAAATCATCTCCTTTTATTCCAATCTTTTTCACATAGATATCCTGGGGCAAAAGGGAGTTTAATGCCTTCTTTAATCTCGCCAGGGGTAAAGCCTTCGGACATTGGAAGTTAACGAAGAAAGAAAGGGCACTAACTCCCCGGTCCAATCGGCTAACACCGGTCGTTTTAATCTTTTTTTGAAAGATTATTGCTAAGACCTTTTCTAATTCTCCTTGGACGGTTCTTTTCTTTGGTTGTTTCTGCCAGCCAAAAAACTCTTGGCCATCAAACTCTAATTCTAAAAGGAGATTAAAATGGTTGGCTATTTTTCGCCCTGCTTCGCTTCCAAAGTCTTCTGGCATTTAATACAGTAGCGGCAGTAAGGGAGCGCCTCTAACCTCTCCTCAGCAATCGGTTTCCCACACCTTTCGCAGATTCCGTATCTCCCTTCCTTTATTTTCCTTAATGCCTCTTCAATTTTAAATAAAATTTCCCTCTCTTGGGTAGTAAGTTGGGAAGCGATTTCCTTTTGGTAGGTCTCAGAGGACAAATCAGCGATATGGGTGCGGAAGGTAGAAAGTTCCCCGGTAGAATCTTTATCCCCCCTTTCTACAATATTTTCTAACATCTTCTTCTCTTTGATGATCTTCTCTTTTTCTTTAAGGAGTTTCTCTTCGTAATGGCGCAATTTCTTCTTATCCATCTTTTCGGGAAAGGGTAATCTCAACCTTCATTCCCTTGATGGTCATCTCCTTGCTGATACCCCCCTTCTTCCCTTCCTCTACTTTTACCGCCAGTGTCTCTTGG
This genomic window contains:
- the truA gene encoding tRNA pseudouridine(38-40) synthase TruA; translated protein: MPEDFGSEAGRKIANHFNLLLELEFDGQEFFGWQKQPKKRTVQGELEKVLAIIFQKKIKTTGVSRLDRGVSALSFFVNFQCPKALPLARLKKALNSLLPQDIYVKKIGIKGDDFSARRAAKSKVYEYHIFFGRSPLKRERVWELEYKIDEEKMREALNLFLGKRDFAPFVKREGKGICELKEIEIKKRGKELIIKIEGDRFLYKMVRRIVGALVDYARGKITKEDIINALEGKPHRPFLTAPPQGLFLRKVKF
- a CDS encoding TraR/DksA C4-type zinc finger protein is translated as MDKKKLRHYEEKLLKEKEKIIKEKKMLENIVERGDKDSTGELSTFRTHIADLSSETYQKEIASQLTTQEREILFKIEEALRKIKEGRYGICERCGKPIAEERLEALPYCRYCIKCQKTLEAKQGEK